Proteins co-encoded in one Chroicocephalus ridibundus chromosome 6, bChrRid1.1, whole genome shotgun sequence genomic window:
- the PPP1R3C gene encoding protein phosphatase 1 regulatory subunit 3C, with protein sequence MHCSRMIQVLDPRPLPSSIMPVDVAMRICLAHSPPLKSFLSPLEDCQRNNFVNRFKPLRPCLHVKRDSEAQKSDWNRSAARAKKRVVFADSKGLSLTAIHTFSEFQEQPGWDLQFDLLGLENITSGLKLHEEKNLILGFPRPSADYLDFRNRLQKNLVCLENCTLQEKVLSGTVKVKNMSFEKKVQVRITFDTWKTYTDVECVYMNNVYNDSENDTFSFSIDVPPAVSSEEKIEFCISYQSREHTFWDNNEGQNYKIVHAEWKPDGVQIPSAEKDCGDLQTPRRGQEREPDQLGSPRLSSGLFPQWQSLGRIENSSPYW encoded by the exons ATGCACTGCAGCAG AATGATACAGGTCTTGGACCCGAGACCCTTGCCAAGCTCCATCATGCCCGTGGACGTGGCCATGAGAATTTGCTTAGCCCACTCTCCACCCCTGAAGAGTTTTCTCAGCCCCCTTGAGGACTGTCAAAGAAACAACTTTGTGAACAGATTCAAACCTCTTAGACCGTGTCTTCACGTGAAACGTGACTCCGAAGCTCAGAAGAGCGACTGGAACCGCTCGGCGGCCCGAGCTAAGAAGCGAGTTGTGTTTGCAGATTCGAAGGGGCTGTCCCTGACAGCGATACACACCTTCTCCGAGTTCCAGGAGCAACCTGGATGGGATCTTCAGTTTGACCTCTTGGGCCTTGAAAACATAACATCTGGCTTAAAGCTACATGAGGAGAAAAACTTGATTCTGGGTTTCCCTCGACCCTCAGCTGACTACCTGGACTTCAGGAATCGCCTGCAGAAGAACTTGGTCTGCCTGGAGAACTGCACCCTGCAAGAGAAGGTGCTCTCGGGCACTGTGAAAGTAAAAAACATGAGCTTCGAAAAAAAGGTTCAGGTTCGAATCACCTTTGACACGTGGAAGACCTACACGGACGTTGAGTGTGTGTACATGAACAATGTTTACAACGATTCTGAAAATGACACCTTCTCATTTTCCATTGACGTGCCTCCTGCCGTTTCCTCTGAAGAGAAGATAGAGTTTTGCATTTCTTACCAAAGCAGAGAACATACCTTCTGGGACAATAACGAGGGTCAAAATTACAAGATTGTCCACGCAGAGTGGAAGCCTGATGGCGTTCAGATACCATCTGCCGAGAAAGACTGTGGAGATCTTCAGACTCCAAGGAGAGGACAAGAGAGAGAGCCTGATCAACTAGGCAGTCCGAGGCTGTCCAGTGGTCTCTTTCCCCAGTGGCAGAGCTTGGGTCGGATTGAAAATTCATCACCGTATTGGTGA